The DNA window AGATAAATGGCGGGATAACCCTACATTGGTTTTTGCTTTTAGAAACGGGATGAACCTAAAATTTGTTTCCCGTGAAGAATATCGCAATAAAGAAAAATTATCAGAATTTTTACAACAGGAATTTCCCGGGGCTTTAATTGTTCCGGAAGGGGGAACCAATGATGATGCTGTTCAAGGTGTAAAAATGATGCTTAATAATGAAACAAAAGAATTTGATTATCTTTGCACGGCAGTTGGGACGGGAGGAACAATTGCTGGTATTTTGAAATTTTGTGAAGGGAATCAGAAAGTTATAGGTTTTAAAGTAGTTGATGATTCTTCATTACAGGAAACGATCTATCAATTAACCTTAAAGAAAAATTTTAATCTAATAGATTCTAGTTTTGGAGGTTATGGTAAAATAAAGGATGAAAACATTCGTTTTATGAATGATTTTAAAGAGAAATATGATATTCCTCTTGAACCGATTTATACAGGAAAAATGATGCAAAAAGTTTTTGAACTGATTGATGAAGGTTATTTTCCTGAAGATAGCAAGATTTTATGCTTTCATACCGGAGGTTTACAAGGGATTGAAGGTGCTAATTTGCTTTTAGAAAAACAGAATAGAAAATTAATTATATAAAGTAAAAATTGAAAAACATGAAAAGACTTTTCTTGCTAATAAGCCTTTTAGTTTTGTCAAAATTCTCAGCTCAGACTTGGGCTACTGAAGACCAGTATATTCAAAAATTTGCTCAATATGCAGTAGAAGAAATGGAGAAATATAAAATTCCCGCTTCTATTACTCTTGCTCAGGGACTTTTGGAGACAGGAGGGGGGCAAAGCAGGTTGGCTCAGGAAGGGAAAAATCACTTTGGGATAAAATGTAAAGAAGACTGGACCGGTAAAACGATGAAACATACTGACGATGCACCTAATGAGTGCTTCCGTGTATATGATGATCCCAGACAGTCCTACGAAGATCATTCGATATTTTTATCAACAAGAAAGTATTACACCAATTTGTTCAATCTGGATATGAAAGATTACAAAGCTTGGGCGTATGGTTTAAAAAAGGCTGGATATGCCACTAACCCTCGTTATGCTTCTATTCTGATTGGTAAAATTGAAAGATATAAACTTTATGAGTTTGATAATACCAATTCTAGAGAGGTTCTTTATGCCGTATTAAGCATGTATCCGGATCTAAAAGATGACAGAGCTTTTATGGCAAAGCTGGAGCCTTCAAAAGTTACAAAAAAAGACCCTGTTACAGTGAGTGTACCATATAAGCAGACTTCTTATGCACAGCAACAGAAAAGGGTAGAAAGAATTAAAACAAAAGCTGAAATTCTCAATTCTATTTTAATAAAAAGTCATCCGAATGATGGTTTAAAATACATTGTTATTCCTGAAGATACCGATGTGAAATACATTGCCAATAAATTCAAAGTAAGCGAAGGCAGGTTGATCAAATGGAATGAATTGGAAGGTACCACTCTTAAGAAAAACGAAATTGTATTTCTTGAATCAAAAAATTCAGCTGGAAATACAGCAATTTACAAAGCTGAATCAGGTGAAGATATGCATGATATTGCACAGAAATTCGGAATTAAGCTACATAAACTATACGCAAAAAACAGAATGGATGAAGGTCAGCAACCTTCTGCAGGCCAGTTAATTTACCTGATAGATAAGAAGCCTAGAAATTAATACCCAGTCAAACCATGAAAATGCTCAATATGGATATTAAATATCTATGGATATTTTTATTATTCATATCCTGTACTATGTTTTCGCAGGAACTGGACTATATTCCATACAGAAGAGGAAAAGTCTGGGGATTATGTGATGCAAATAGACGTGTAATGGTTCAGCCACAATATTACAGTATTAGTTTTTATGATCATTCTGTTGGTGGGTTTCACGCTGAACAAAATGGTAAATTTGGTATTATTGATAAAAACTCTATTCAGATAATGCCTTTTATTTCAGAAGGCATACCTATAAGTATAAGTGGTGATACATATGTTGTTTTTGATGGATTTGACTTATACAGGTATTCTATTAAATCTAAAATGAGACTGGATAGATTTGTTACTGTTTCAAATACTGTATTGAATGACTCGGGATGGTCTTCTTCTAAGACCTACGAGGGCAAAATGATAAGAGAGAGTTTAGATGAAGAAGATTGGAAGATGCTGAAGCCTTTCGATAATGATCAATACAGTTTTAATTTTAGAATAAATTATCTTGAAATAGTTTTAAATAATAGATCTATAGGGATTTATATTCCTAAACTCAAGAAAATATTTTTAGATACTCCTAATATTACACATGTTGGAGTACAAATTTATAATGGAAAATTTTATGTTGTAACAACAGATTCGAATGGCTGGTTATTTGGTTTGATGGATGAGAACTCTAATGAACTTTATCCAATCAAGTACTTGTCAATTGCTTTAATAGATGGTAGTGGCATTATTATTCTTTCTGAGCCTGATCCAAACAATCAGAATAATCGAATTTTTAAAACAATTCTTCCAGATAATCGAATTTTAGATGGAGAATTTTATCCAGATAGTAAGATTCTAAAAAATGGCTATCCATTTCAGCTATACTTTAAAATGGTTGATGGACAAAAAAATTATGCAGGAGAAGATGGAACCCTTTATTTCGAGGGTTAAATAATAAAAAATAAAAAAATGAAGTATCAAAGAAGTTCGGCTTTATTTGAAGAAGCCTATAAATACATTCCGGGAGGGGTGAATTCCCCTGTTCGGGCATTCAAATCAGTGGGTGGAGTTCCTGTGTTCATGAAATCGGCAAAAGGAGCTTACCTTACGGATGCGGATGATCATACCTACATTGATTATATTAATTCTTGGGGTCCTGCAATTTTGGGACATACTCACCCTGAAGTTTTGGAAGAATTAAAAATTCAGGCGGAAAAAGGGTTCTCTTTTGGTGCTCCTACAGAGCTGGAAACTGAAATTGCAAAATTTATTGTAGAGAACGTTCCAAATATTGATCAGATCAGAATGGTTTCTTCGGGTACTGAAGCTTGTATGAGTGCTGTAAGATTGGCGAGAGGTTTTACAGGAAGAGATAAGATTGTGAAGTTTGAAGGATGTTATCATGGTCATTCAGATTCATTTTTGATCAAAGCAGGAAGTGGCGCCGCTACTTTTGGAAATCCAAATTCTCCGGGTGTAACAGCTGGAACTGCAAAAGATACTTTATTAGCAAGATATAATGATTTTGAACAGGTAGAAGACTTATTCCGTCATAATCAGGGAGAAATTGCCGCTGTAATTATTGAGCCGGTTGCCGGAAATATGGGATGTGTTCTCCCGGGAAATAATTTCTTACAAAACTTAAGAAAGATCTGTGATGAGAATGGAGCTTTATTAATTTTTGATGAGGTCATGACAGGATTCAGATTAGCTTTTGGAGGTGCTCAGGAACTTTTCAATGTGAAAGCAGATTTAGTAACGTACGGAAAAGTGATCGGTGGAGGTCTTCCGGTAGGAGCTTTTGCTGGAAGAAACGAAATCATGGATCATCTGGCTCCGAAAGGGGGAGTATATCAGGCTGGAACATTAAGTGGAAATCCTTTGGCTATGAGAGCGGGTTTAAAAACACTTCAGTTGATTAAAAATGATCAGAATTTCTTCGAAAGACTTAATAAAACAACGGAAACCTTAGATTTTGAAATTGGAAAAATTTTAAATGAAAAAGGGATCGCGCATAAGATTAATAGAAAAGGTTCTATGATGTCGGTTTTCTTTCATATCAATAGGGTATCGAATTTTGATGAAGCGCAGGAAGCGAATCATTCCTTGTTCAATAATTTTTTCCATCAAATGCTAACCAATGGAATATATCTTCCACCAAGTGGTTATGAGACATACTTTATCAGTGATGCCATTAAAGATAAAGAAATTGATATGACATTGGAAGCAGTGAGAAAATTTGAATATTCCAATAAATAAATCAAAAAATAAGACCGGATTGTAAACCCGGTCTTATTTTTTGATTTAAACACTGGGTATTTTCTTTTTAAACTTTGCTTAACCTAAATTCACGTTAATTCAAAAAAAATATTGCTGCATTTTTTAACAAATGGTAATTGTGATCGTTCTGATATTCTTCAATTTTGTATCAAATAATATAATGATGGATACAAAAAAAGTTTTATTAACTGGTATCAGTGGTTTCCTTGGATCACATACAACAATCCAACTTCTTGAAAAAGGATACGAAGTAAAAGGTACATTGAGAAGTCTGAGTAGAGCAGGATCAATTAAAGATGTAATAGCAAAGCACACACGTTATGTAGACAATTTATCATTTTTTCAGGCAGATTTAAATGATGCCAATATATGGACTGATCTTACAAGAGGTATGGATTACGTTCAACATATTGCATCTCCATTTCCCAGAGAATTGCCTAAACACGAAGATGATTTAATCCTTCCTGCTAAAGAAGGAATATTAAATATTTTAAAGGCTTCATCTCAGAATAATGTAAAACGAGTGGTATTAACCTCGTCCGGGGCTGCAGTAGTATATGGAAAAACAAAGAGACAGCTTGAAAGTGTACTGAATGAATCGATCTGGACAGATATAAATTATAAACAAGACCTTTCTCCTTATTTCAAAAGCAAAACTGTTGCGGAAGCTGCTGCATGGGAATTTATGAAAAAGTATCCGTCAAAAATGGAATTGTCTACTGTTTTGCCTGGAGCTATTCTTGGCCCTGTATTGGAAAAAGACTATGGTACTTCTGCTAATATTGTAATCAAACTGATGGACGGAAGTATGCCTGCTGTACCACAAATTGGTTTTGAAGTCATTGATGTACGTTCTGTAGCAGATGCCTTAATTAAAGCAATGGAGGTAACCTCAGCGGCTAATAACCGTTATCTCTTATCGTCAGGTTTTCTGATGATGAAAGATATAGCACAAATACTTAAAAAAGTTTACCCGGAAAGAAAAATTCCAACCAGAGAGCTACCCAATTTCATTGTGAAACTTTTTTCTAAATTTGATTCTTCTTTAAGACCTGTTATTATTGATTTGGGCGTGAAGAGAAGAGTCAATGTGGATAGGGCTAAGAATGAATTACAGTGGCAGCCTATACCAGGAGAAGAAGCTGTTTTATCTTGTGCCAAAAGTATTTTTGAACAAGGAATTTTAAAATAATGGAAAAAATATTATCCGAAAACGATATTGAAATCTTTCTGTCTGCTTCAGCATACGCACTTTGAGAGCAAATGAATATATGAAAGTGAGCGGAGAGATTTCTTCGGAAATAGCTTTTGTAGATAGCGGAATTTTACGAATTTTCGATATGACAACTCTGGTTCAGATGTTACAAAATATTTTGTTCGCTCTGGGCAGTCTGTAATAGAGTTGGAGAGTTATTATTACGGTATTCGTATGGGCGAAGCTATACAGGCAGTCATAGATTCAAAAATATTCGTCGTCAAAAAAGTAGCTATAGAAAAGGTAAGCCTCCAAATTTTATCACTTTATCTTTTTTTGAAAAGCATGACCGAGAGTGCTTTACTCAACAAATTAAAGGGCCATGATTTTCTACATTATGGAATGGTGAAACAAAGTACACTGAATTTGTGAGAAGATATCCTGATTTAGCATTATACGTACCCCAATAGATGATCGCATCATACCTGAAAATTACACCACAATCATTTAGCCGAATGTAGAAAGAGGTTCAAGGAATAGATAAGTCTACAATACAGAAAATAGTAAAGAGTCAACAATACTTTTAGCAATTAGTAGGCATTGTTAACTATGTGCTATTGTCGAATTTCGATATCAAACGTCATACAAATAATTAATATTTAAGTCATGAATTTAATGAACAACCAAATTGTATTAACCAGTTTACCTAAAGGAAAATTAAATACAACAAATTTTAACTTCAAAAAAACGATGTTGCCCGTGCCAAAAGTTGGCGAGGTATTGGGACGGACACTATACATAGCAATCGATGCTGCCAGCCGTGCGTGGATGCAGGCTGACACTTATAGGCCTATACTTCGGGATAATGAATTGATGCCGGGATTGGCACTAGTTGAGGTGATGGAGTCACAGGTAGGTCATCTGAAACCGGGGGACCTTATTATTGCTGAGACAGGCTGGCAGACTTATTTAACTATTCCAGCAAACAAATTGGTTGCTTTACCAGAGATAGAACCGCTTACGAATCTTCTGAGTATTTTTGGAGTTCCTGGACTTACAGCTTATTTTGGACTTTTGCAGTGCGGTTTGCCTAAACCTGGGGATACATTAGTAGTCTCTGCAGCGGCCGGTGCCGTAGGCTCGATTGTTGGGCAAATTGGAAAAATTAAAGGATGTACTGTGGTTGGAATAGCAGGTGGTGTTGAAAAATGCAATATATTGGTTGAGCAATTTGGGTTCGACTCGGTGGTGAATTACAAGGAAGGAAACATAGAGGAGAATCTGCGCTTGACGTGCCCGAACGGAATTGATATCTATTTTGATAATGTGGGAGGAAGCATATTAGATGCTGTACTTTCCAATATGGCTAATTACGGGAGGATTGTTTGCTGTGGAGCCATATCTCAATATGACCAAAAAAAACTTGATGTCGGGCCAATTGGAATTCCTGGTCAGATTATATTGAAAAGCCTTATTATGAAGGGATTTTTATTGTTTGATTTTTTGCATGAGCAAGACAGGGCAATCCAAGATTTGGAGAAGTGGGTGAAATCTGGGAGTATAATCGTTCAAGAAGATATTATTGATGGGTTTGAAAAGCTTCCGGAAGCTTTGGTCGGTGTATTGAATGGAGAAAACGTTGGTAAAAGGATAGTGAAGGTTGCAAATCGTAATGAGTAAAAACTTAAACTTATTAATTCTGATTAATAGAATCTGGAATCTGAAATTTCTTTAATTGTTACTAATGGTAATAAGAGAAAAATAGATAGGAATATCAAAACCGTTTGTTTTAAATATAGATTTTGATATTTGAACTTTAAAGAAAATTTTTAATGTTGCTTAATTAATGACTATTGTTTTTTTCCTTAGAAGTTAGCAAATCGAAAATTTGAAGAAACAGTTTAGTACACGATTAAACCAATTAATATTCCAAAGCATAAATCATACAGAAACTGTTATAAACTATACTCGTTCTTTAGATGCGGTGTTCTTAACTTTGTAATAAATCGACTCGGAATGAACATTTCAAATAATATATCCCGCAAAGACTTTATTAAAAGTTCTGCTCTGGCAATGGCAGGATTAACTTTAACTTCAGGTACTATGAGTGCTACAAATTTATTTTCAGAAAACATCTCTCCTTTAGCAAAAGGGAAGCTTAGCCTTAAAAATGTACGTTTGGAAACCGGTTTTGAATATGAAGAAGGGGAGGTGATCTCGACGAAAACTGATTTGTTCTGCGTTGAAATAGAAAACGGAAAGATAATAGCAATAGCTCCGAATCAACCTAATAGTAAAGCAATTGATGTCAAAGGCTTTTTGATGCTTCCTGCATTTAAGGATATGCATATTCACTTGGATAAGACTTTTTATGGTGACCAATGGCAGGCGGTAAGAAAAAGAACAGGTGGTGTAAAGGGGATGATCGCGTTGGAGCAAAAGATACTTCCGGAAATGTTGAAAAATTCAACTTTTAAAGCTGAAAAAATGATAGAATTGCTGCAATCTAAGGGTACTTCCTTTGCACGAAGCCATGTTAACGTTGAGCCCACTTCAAAACTGGATTCATTAAAAAATCTTGAAAAGGCTTTAGTAAATAAAAAGAAAACTTTTGGAGCAGAATTGGTTGCCTTTCCTCAACATGGAGTTTTTTATACCGATTCAGTACCTTATCTAAAAGAGGCGGCTTCTATGGATATCGACTACATCGGTGGGCTAGATCCATATACGATTGATGGGGCCATTGAAAAAACAATTGATTTTACAGTCCAGTTGGCATTGGACCATAAAAAAGGAATTGACATTCATTTGCATGAATCAGGAGAATCAGGATTAAAAACCGTAGAGTATTTAATTGATAAAGTCAATGAAAATTCCAGTCTTAAGGGGAAAACCTACTTAAGTCATTGTTTTGTATTAGGAAAATTGGATAAACCAAAACAAGAGGAAGTTGCTGAAAAATTGGCGAATGCTCAAATAGGAATTGTTTCTACTATTCCTTTCGGAAGTCTTATTATGCCAATTCCCACCCTATATAAGCATAATGTATTGGTTTTAACAGGTAATGACAGTATTGTTGATCATTGGAATACTTTCGGAACGGGAAGTGTTTTGCAGAAAGCGAATCTGATGGTGCAATTGTATGGATATTCAACAGAGTTTTTATTATCAAGAAGTTTGAAACTGGCGACGGGAAATATTCTTCCTTTAGATGACAAAGGAAATCAGCAATGGCCTAAAAAAGGGGATGATGCTAATTTGGTATTTCTTAACGCCAGCTGTTCCGCAGAGGCTGTTTCAAGGATTTCACATGTAGAATCTCTAATTCATCAGGGAAATGTAGTCTTTTAGTAAAGTCTGTTATTCACTCTCATAAAATTTACTTATTTTAGAAAGTAAATTAAGAGTAGAATGAGTCACGGATCAGATTATTTTCCTGTTTTAGGTATTCATGAATTTAGTGAAGATCAGTCGAAGGGTTGTAATCTGGTGTTTAATGAGCTTCATGGGGAAAGATCAATTGATAAACCTCATAAGCATGATTTTTTTATCATTAATCTTTTTGAACAGGGCAGAGGCTTTCATACGATTGATTTTAAAGAATATAAAGTTGAAAACAATCAGGTTCACCTGGTTTTTCCAGGCCAGGTTCATCATTGGATCATAGAGAAAGAAACAATAGGATATCAGTTAATGATAAGTCGTGAATGGTTTGAAAGTTTCTTACCTGCCTTAAGGTTTTCTGCTTCTTACTACCACAATCATCCTGTTATTACTATTTCAAAGGAAATATATCAATTGCTTTTGTATGAGTTTAAAGGCATTCAGAGTATTTTAAATGAAAAAGTGGCATTCTGGGAATTGATACAAAAAAGAAGTGAAGTGATCGGATTGCTCATAAGTAAATCCGTTGAAGGGACTTTTAATGATTTTGAAATCTTTAATTCAAATCCCATTATCTCCAAATTTTTACATTTAATCGATAAACATTTTAAAGAAGAGCGTTCTGTTTCTTTTTATGCTGAAAAGTTGAGTATTTCTGCAAATTATTTAAATATTGTCTGCAAGAAAAACTTGAATGCTTCAGCTTCTTCTCTTATCCAGGATCGGATCTTACTTGAAGCAAAAAGGCTGCTGAAGGTTTCAGAAATGTCGGTAAAAGATATTGTCTATGATCTTGGTTTCTATGATCACGCCAGTTTTTCCAAATTTTTTAAAGCCCAGACAGGAATGACTCCTTCTCAATTTAAAGAATAATAATTGATACAAATGTTGATATAATTGGTACACCTGGTTTAGATATGACGGATGTAACTTTGTGGTGTAAAATCATGAGTATGAAGTCAGAATATCAATCTATCGGTACAGGAAGTTATACATTAAAAAATGTACGTCTGGAAACAGGCTTTGAATATGATGATAAAGAGGTTGTCAGAACAAAAACAGCTCTCTTTTGTATTGAAATTGAAGCCGGAAGAATAAAGGCTGTCAGACCTAATGATGTACATTCAAAGGGGATTGATGCAAAAGAGTTTTTGATGCTTCCTGCATTCAAAGACATGCACGTGCATTTAGATAAGACTTTATATGGACTGCCCTGGCAAGCGCTTTCACCGAAAAGAAAAACGGTAAAAGACATGATTACTTATGAGCAGGAGATTATCCCTGAACTTTTAAAGACCTCTGTTGAACGTGCAGAACAATTGATTTCTTTGCTACAAGGTTATGGGACAAGTTTTGCAAGAACCCATTTCAATATTGATCCTACTTCTGGATTAAAGTCTTTAGAAAATTTAGAAAAAGCTTTAGAGCATAAAAAAGATTTCTTCAAAGCTGAATTGGTTGCTTTTCCACAACATGGATTGTATTATACGGATTCGGCTCCTCTGATGAAAGAAGCCGCAGCATTAAAAACTGTTGATTTTATTGGAGGCTTAGACCCATATAGTATCGATGGAAGTATTGAAAAGGTGATTGATTTTACCGTTCAATTGGCTTTGGATAATCAAAAAGGAATTGATATTCATTTACACGAAGTCGGCGAGTCAGGAATCAAAACAATCAATTATCTAATTGATAAGGTGATTGAGAATCCACAACTTAAAAGAAAGACTTTTGTCAGCCATGCTTTTGCTCTAGGGCATCTTTCATTAAAGGAAACAGAACACATTGCAGAAAGATTGGCAATGGCTGAAGTTGGAATAGCTTCTTCCGTTCCATTCAGGGGAACAATTATGCCAATTCCAACATTGAAAGAATATGGAGTCAATGTTTTAATAGGTAATGACAACGTACAGGATTACTGGAGTACTTTCGGATCAGGAAATATGCTGCAGAAAGCCAATTTAATTGCTGAGCTCTATGGTTATGAAACAGAATTAGAGCTTTCACGTACTTTAGAGTTTGCTACCCAAAATATTCTCCCATTAGATGAAAAAGGAACTCAACAGTGGCCTAAAGGAGATGATGAAGCTGATGTGGTTTTCGTAGACGCAAGCTGCTCTGCAGAAGCTGTTGCAAGAATATCTGAAGTAAAAGGATTTATGGCTCAGGGAAATTTACTCTGGAAAGAGGATTAATATATTTTTTAATACTTGTTTTTGTAATCAAGCACCTTTGGGAATTAATTTCCGAAGGTGTTTTCTATTTTATGTTGAATGAAATTTGGTTAATATAATTTTAATATTAATTTTACGTAATAAAATGCGTTTATTATTTAAGAATAAAATAAATTCGCACAGTTATTTCAGAGCAGTGATGCTGTGGAAAATATTAAACACTATCGCACAAAAATTTTTTATGAAAAACTATTGTTTCACCTTCCAAAATTTTGGAGAGGCTAATAAATAATTATATATCATGAACTATTTAGAAGTAGATTACAAACAAATTCTTTTCTTTTATGCTTTTTTGAGACAGGTGGATTTGTCACTGGATAGAAGCAGATGGACCTCTTTAAAAGAACTTCAGGATTACTATCAGGATAGAATATCCCCTGAACAGATGATTAGCTATCTAAAGATAAAGCTTAATGTTCCTGATGGGAATTTTAATCATTCAACTGCACAGGCTGAGAACAGTAAAAGTAAGTTTAAATTATTTTCCAAAAAAGCGCTTCTTTCTGAGGAAGAGATGGTTAACCTTTATCAGCTGCTGTCATTATTTGATGAATGCCTTAAATCTGGTCAAGAACAGTATACCATAGAAACAGAGGGTCTAAGAGTGGATATAGCAAGATTCTACTCATTACTATTAGAACCAAAAATTGCTAAAAGCGACTTAAAGAAAGTAATTACCATAGAACATTACGGACAAAACAGATTGCTAAAAGCAAAGGAATTAAAAAATGTGATTCCTAAGGATTTTCTTACGACTTAATTTATACGATAAAATATGACGAAACTATATTAATAAAAAAGCAAAGATCATCCAAAATAGAGAGGTATTGAATATTATTCAATACCTTTTGTGTGATAAAAATATACGAGATTATTCTGGTGGAAGAGAAAATAATTTACTTACCCAAACTACAATACAACTGTTATTTTCTTGGTGATAGCTGGAAGGTTGTTTATAAAGAAAAGGTACAGAATATTAGTGTTAATTCATTTTATGGCTATCCATTCTATATAGTATTTGAAAATATAGAAGCGGTAAGTGAGCAATTGAGAATGCTAACTAAGAAATATCATGTTTTACTTTCAGATATTTTTCCTATAGAATTAATATTAAAAGATATGGTGGAGAATAAGCAAAGTTATTGGTTAAATCTATTTGTTGA is part of the Chryseobacterium paludis genome and encodes:
- a CDS encoding 1-aminocyclopropane-1-carboxylate deaminase/D-cysteine desulfhydrase, producing MLLKVPTEKIPIQEIFIDKKVKLFIKREDLVHPLISGNKYWKLFHNVNNYLGIHIEDPLIITFGGAFSNHISAVSAVGKLLGVRTIGIIRGEELKDKWRDNPTLVFAFRNGMNLKFVSREEYRNKEKLSEFLQQEFPGALIVPEGGTNDDAVQGVKMMLNNETKEFDYLCTAVGTGGTIAGILKFCEGNQKVIGFKVVDDSSLQETIYQLTLKKNFNLIDSSFGGYGKIKDENIRFMNDFKEKYDIPLEPIYTGKMMQKVFELIDEGYFPEDSKILCFHTGGLQGIEGANLLLEKQNRKLII
- a CDS encoding glucosaminidase domain-containing protein; the protein is MKRLFLLISLLVLSKFSAQTWATEDQYIQKFAQYAVEEMEKYKIPASITLAQGLLETGGGQSRLAQEGKNHFGIKCKEDWTGKTMKHTDDAPNECFRVYDDPRQSYEDHSIFLSTRKYYTNLFNLDMKDYKAWAYGLKKAGYATNPRYASILIGKIERYKLYEFDNTNSREVLYAVLSMYPDLKDDRAFMAKLEPSKVTKKDPVTVSVPYKQTSYAQQQKRVERIKTKAEILNSILIKSHPNDGLKYIVIPEDTDVKYIANKFKVSEGRLIKWNELEGTTLKKNEIVFLESKNSAGNTAIYKAESGEDMHDIAQKFGIKLHKLYAKNRMDEGQQPSAGQLIYLIDKKPRN
- the hemL gene encoding glutamate-1-semialdehyde 2,1-aminomutase, with the protein product MKYQRSSALFEEAYKYIPGGVNSPVRAFKSVGGVPVFMKSAKGAYLTDADDHTYIDYINSWGPAILGHTHPEVLEELKIQAEKGFSFGAPTELETEIAKFIVENVPNIDQIRMVSSGTEACMSAVRLARGFTGRDKIVKFEGCYHGHSDSFLIKAGSGAATFGNPNSPGVTAGTAKDTLLARYNDFEQVEDLFRHNQGEIAAVIIEPVAGNMGCVLPGNNFLQNLRKICDENGALLIFDEVMTGFRLAFGGAQELFNVKADLVTYGKVIGGGLPVGAFAGRNEIMDHLAPKGGVYQAGTLSGNPLAMRAGLKTLQLIKNDQNFFERLNKTTETLDFEIGKILNEKGIAHKINRKGSMMSVFFHINRVSNFDEAQEANHSLFNNFFHQMLTNGIYLPPSGYETYFISDAIKDKEIDMTLEAVRKFEYSNK
- a CDS encoding SDR family oxidoreductase, which encodes MDTKKVLLTGISGFLGSHTTIQLLEKGYEVKGTLRSLSRAGSIKDVIAKHTRYVDNLSFFQADLNDANIWTDLTRGMDYVQHIASPFPRELPKHEDDLILPAKEGILNILKASSQNNVKRVVLTSSGAAVVYGKTKRQLESVLNESIWTDINYKQDLSPYFKSKTVAEAAAWEFMKKYPSKMELSTVLPGAILGPVLEKDYGTSANIVIKLMDGSMPAVPQIGFEVIDVRSVADALIKAMEVTSAANNRYLLSSGFLMMKDIAQILKKVYPERKIPTRELPNFIVKLFSKFDSSLRPVIIDLGVKRRVNVDRAKNELQWQPIPGEEAVLSCAKSIFEQGILK
- a CDS encoding NADP-dependent oxidoreductase, with translation MNLMNNQIVLTSLPKGKLNTTNFNFKKTMLPVPKVGEVLGRTLYIAIDAASRAWMQADTYRPILRDNELMPGLALVEVMESQVGHLKPGDLIIAETGWQTYLTIPANKLVALPEIEPLTNLLSIFGVPGLTAYFGLLQCGLPKPGDTLVVSAAAGAVGSIVGQIGKIKGCTVVGIAGGVEKCNILVEQFGFDSVVNYKEGNIEENLRLTCPNGIDIYFDNVGGSILDAVLSNMANYGRIVCCGAISQYDQKKLDVGPIGIPGQIILKSLIMKGFLLFDFLHEQDRAIQDLEKWVKSGSIIVQEDIIDGFEKLPEALVGVLNGENVGKRIVKVANRNE
- a CDS encoding amidohydrolase; the protein is MNISNNISRKDFIKSSALAMAGLTLTSGTMSATNLFSENISPLAKGKLSLKNVRLETGFEYEEGEVISTKTDLFCVEIENGKIIAIAPNQPNSKAIDVKGFLMLPAFKDMHIHLDKTFYGDQWQAVRKRTGGVKGMIALEQKILPEMLKNSTFKAEKMIELLQSKGTSFARSHVNVEPTSKLDSLKNLEKALVNKKKTFGAELVAFPQHGVFYTDSVPYLKEAASMDIDYIGGLDPYTIDGAIEKTIDFTVQLALDHKKGIDIHLHESGESGLKTVEYLIDKVNENSSLKGKTYLSHCFVLGKLDKPKQEEVAEKLANAQIGIVSTIPFGSLIMPIPTLYKHNVLVLTGNDSIVDHWNTFGTGSVLQKANLMVQLYGYSTEFLLSRSLKLATGNILPLDDKGNQQWPKKGDDANLVFLNASCSAEAVSRISHVESLIHQGNVVF
- a CDS encoding AraC family transcriptional regulator produces the protein MSHGSDYFPVLGIHEFSEDQSKGCNLVFNELHGERSIDKPHKHDFFIINLFEQGRGFHTIDFKEYKVENNQVHLVFPGQVHHWIIEKETIGYQLMISREWFESFLPALRFSASYYHNHPVITISKEIYQLLLYEFKGIQSILNEKVAFWELIQKRSEVIGLLISKSVEGTFNDFEIFNSNPIISKFLHLIDKHFKEERSVSFYAEKLSISANYLNIVCKKNLNASASSLIQDRILLEAKRLLKVSEMSVKDIVYDLGFYDHASFSKFFKAQTGMTPSQFKE
- a CDS encoding amidohydrolase, whose protein sequence is MKSEYQSIGTGSYTLKNVRLETGFEYDDKEVVRTKTALFCIEIEAGRIKAVRPNDVHSKGIDAKEFLMLPAFKDMHVHLDKTLYGLPWQALSPKRKTVKDMITYEQEIIPELLKTSVERAEQLISLLQGYGTSFARTHFNIDPTSGLKSLENLEKALEHKKDFFKAELVAFPQHGLYYTDSAPLMKEAAALKTVDFIGGLDPYSIDGSIEKVIDFTVQLALDNQKGIDIHLHEVGESGIKTINYLIDKVIENPQLKRKTFVSHAFALGHLSLKETEHIAERLAMAEVGIASSVPFRGTIMPIPTLKEYGVNVLIGNDNVQDYWSTFGSGNMLQKANLIAELYGYETELELSRTLEFATQNILPLDEKGTQQWPKGDDEADVVFVDASCSAEAVARISEVKGFMAQGNLLWKED